From the genome of Nicotiana tabacum cultivar K326 chromosome 17, ASM71507v2, whole genome shotgun sequence:
TGAAGTGAGGCTCACCAAATCTGCCGAGAAGAGGGTATATTACTATCAATGATCAATGCCACCAACTGcagaaccacctgtatccattatAGATGTAGCTCCttcggcaaaagggatgttagtatatatggaatattactagtatgtaagactaaacatCCTCTCATTAGAACGAATGATAACACAAGGAAGGACAGTCATAAATCAATGGAAGCCTCagacaatactaaaacatcaaattAGGAGCAAGATAAGTGTCAAGTAAATCTCCATTATTTTTAGGTTGGGATATCTTAGCACCGGTATACCACAATGATTTTAGCAAGGAgtctgatcacggcccgatcgtcTAGGTCGTCTTACccgaagacatcaaccacaatcacaatcactaTTACAGTTTCAATCATAATCTTAATCACAAATtttagcacaatcaccaccatgtgtgcagcatggagtctgatctcgacccggccggctaggccgtctcaccacaatgccgtgtggattgacatcacccttttctagcaatcatctcatcccaatagaGGGGAATATTTACCACATCAATAACGTCCCAAATGAGGGGAATAATTAAATTCATTcctacaccggcatgtgtagtttcgAGGTTAAgctatttcaacctacccttcctcggtgactaacgatactcccaaagtgTTTGTTATTAAGAGGATTCACAACTCATTTCAACATCTTTTACACGTTTCTTAGTTTCATCGGCACTAGTGGCCCCAAACGTAATATCATACTTGGCACGTTGGTCGTGTTTCACATTTCATGCTCACCTCTTTTACTTTCAATATCATCTCGGATTATCGACAATAAAgtatttctattcaagactttaagtacacGTGTGAGCAagtaagagtcttaagcacattgagatttcATACACAATTCAGCATAATAACTTTCGTCTGAATTACGACTTGAAGTTATATCATTTAGAcatgcaacccatactttgaacacattctcaattAGTAACACAAGATAACGAGAACATTcagaatacatattgaacacatatatcttttgacacaaggcttatttggaataattaatttataatgaGCAACTCGGTACTTACAAGAAAAttatggggttcaattctaaaagaggagtttagccaacatacctcgctttgagctttccttaattcactacacagttccgaaaattctagcaacttcgatctatttagagatatagcaaaattgaatacaaattaggAGGGAGCTCATgtttccagctcatttgagcattttatcaaatactaggtgggtattatgagttcaaggtcctcctatggtggattccttcattcCACTACCCAAAGTCTATCCAATTTAGCTCAACATTCTTCCCCCAACCCTTGATAGTATATGCATGCATAATGGACAACTCCCACCCCCAATAATTACTTTTCTCATTACCTATTTTCAATAAAATCACGAAATtgagggctagggagtagaatcttacctctaggaccTAGTGAATatttcttgtgaattcttcaacCTTGAGCAAGAGTTGATGAACAATAAGCTTAGGAACTTTCCCTCTCACTCTATAgcaccctctctctctagaaatatcagatttttgcttcaAAAGTGGCCCTTTACTTCGATATATCAAAATAGGGCcgggtaaaaaaaattaaaaaaataaagccCCGTTgcagatatgcggtcgcatatgcgatcacataacgcttatgcggtccgcaaaatagaccgcataatggccctctaGAACTGGGCATTTGTGCCACACTTTACGACTGGTCTGCGGTCCACAGATtaattctgcagtcgcataatgcacaaCAGAACTTTCTTCCGGAATTTTTTGTGTTGGATCTGCGATGGATTGTGCggctgcataatggaccgcataatggtccaaaaatTTGCTTAAGTTTCTGTTTCAGTCTGCGTCAGATCTGTGGTCTGCAGATtagttctgcgatcgcaaaatggaccgcagaaacgccatgcacttccaaaaattttcttcaactcctcaacgcactgttcaacccaaaaagtccgaaccgcggcgagctctacaatcatcaacacctAAGTCTACTTCGgcataaatgtcatttattgataTTCATCACTATTCAATGCTACATTACTTCTGTTTGGGTTCTTAAATATTGTTCATTGTGTACCGTCATTGCATTTGGAATAGATCTACGTATTATTTATCACACTACCGAGAATTTCATCTTTgagatattattattaactaagattaaccctcatttgtataaatttaattaattgaatcaagatttatattttttggtcaaaaacTTATGTCCAGAACCTCATAGTTATTAATAGGACAAATATATAGACGACCCCTTAAAGTTGGTTCCAAATTCTATTTTAACACCTTAACTTAGTCTGTTTCCTATTAAACACTTAATCTTAATATAAACTGTGCCTATTAGACACAAATGCTGAGGTGGCAAAGTAAGTATATCACACTTCTTTTTGAGAGCGTGGATACAAAAAATAGAATGTCAATTGACGATTAGGTTATAATTTTTCTTCCATCTCCTTTATCTTGATTCTCTGCAGATATCACCCCACCACGCCACCTCCATAGCCACTGTCTTCATCACCACCTCATTCCCACCTCCACTATTTTGGCCAATTCCTCTACATGTACTTTTACAGCATAAGCACCTCCATCTCCCACCTAGCTATCACTATGAAAATCACTTCGAACTCCACCATCTCTCCACCATTAGAAACAAAAATTCACATCATAATATCAAACTCCACAACTTCTTCAAACAATTCCAGACCGGATACACCCAAATTCGTAATTTCAAGCTGGTAATTTATAAATTTCtcattaaagaagaaatcaaaaCACCAACATAATAATACCCAGATgaaatataaaaggaaaaataaaaataacagaggataaagaattaaaataaaGGATAAATTTCTCAAGGGTTTTTGGGACAAAAAAAGTTCTTGGGATGTTCCACCGAAAAAGTAGCCAGTAAGACTCCATTAATGGAGTATGATCATGGCTTTAAAACAAATGACAGTGATGGGCTTTCGCCGGAGGAACCAAAAGGGTCAACGACACCGGTGTGAAACTTTACCTACTGTTGTTCAGACTCGTTCTCTTAgacaaataatagaaaaaatgGTTAAAAGAGAGAGTTTACCGGTGAGAGAGATTTGACCGAGAAAGAGGCAGAGTGATGATTGGGAGGGGCTCATTTAGAGAAAAAGACGATTAGAGATGCAAGGTGGAGAAGGAaaaaagtttatatttttttggGGGTATATTGTTAATATATTATTTGGTTAAATAATATgtaatttgatttgtttttttgcCACGTCATCGCGTCTGATTTCACACTATTACTTTTGTTTACTGGTGGTTAGACGATGGTCTAATAGGCATACTTTACGTTGGGATTAAGTATTTAATAAGAAATAGTGTAAGTTGAGGTGTCAAAATGAAATTTGGAGCCAACTTTAAGGGACTCTCTATGTATTTGGCCTTATTATTATAGATAGAATGAAATTAGCGGATCACATAGCCGATCTCAAGTTCTCAACTAGTGTAGGAGAGAAACCCAATTGATTTATTGATCGACACTTTTCCAtcatttgaaatttgaaatttgcaTAGTTGCAATCATAGGGATTGCTTTGCTATGAATTCCATTTAGCAAAGCAAGATAACTTTATACATATATCCCAAATAAATTCAACTTCCAAGTAACTGCTTACTACCGTAGTACTAATCAATCAACGGCAATATCATAACGAATATGCCTAAGCAACACCGGAATAACAACATCAGGTGAACTCAGCTGCGGCAGATGGCCATCCGTCGACATTACCTCCACGATAGATCCGCCGCCGAGGTTCTGGTGAAGGTATTCAGAAACCACCACTGGTACAGCCAAATCCTTCATACTTTGAATTATATGACAGGGAACAGTCACATGAGGCAACAAATGCCTTAAATCACTTTGGAATATGATTTGTAACACACTTAATGCTATGTCTGGTCTCATATTGAACAATGTCCTGCTGAATTCTTGTACTGCCACTGAATCCATGTCACCCCCTACAGCTAAAGGTGCAAAACCAGAACACCATGCCTTGTAATTTGATCTCATTGCTTCAAACAGTTGATCCAGATCTTCTTGTTCGAATCCTCCGTAATAGTCCACGTCGTTCAAATACCTAATTAGATATtt
Proteins encoded in this window:
- the LOC107823002 gene encoding karrikin insensitive 2 receptor CA, giving the protein MGIVEEAHNVKVLGTGDRTIVLAHGFGTDQSVWKHLVPHLVDDYKVVLFDNMGAGTTNPDYFDFERYSTLEGYAYDVIAILEELQIPCCIYVGHSVSAMVGAIASVARPDLFTKLVTLSGSPRYLNDVDYYGGFEQEDLDQLFEAMRSNYKAWCSGFAPLAVGGDMDSVAVQEFSRTLFNMRPDIALSVLQIIFQSDLRHLLPHVTVPCHIIQSMKDLAVPVVVSEYLHQNLGGGSIVEVMSTDGHLPQLSSPDVVIPVLLRHIRYDIAVD